The Corynebacterium poyangense genome includes a window with the following:
- a CDS encoding Ltp family lipoprotein produces MTHPGQVSDGYPEQNPQAPAVGTRVEPPAKKPFYKRWWFIAIVAVVVLGTFANLVGNNSSQQGSTTALATRASEAMNSGEAEGTNVNPESQSHGEDVPKEYTNALRKAKTYVEMMHMSKAGVYRQLTSEAGESFSLEAAQYAVDNLDADYNKAALEKAKTYQDQMSMSRDRIYEQLTSEFGEKFTPEEAQYAIDNLPQ; encoded by the coding sequence ATGACACACCCTGGCCAGGTTTCAGATGGCTATCCTGAGCAGAATCCGCAGGCACCTGCCGTTGGAACTCGGGTGGAACCTCCGGCGAAGAAACCCTTTTATAAACGATGGTGGTTTATTGCCATTGTGGCAGTCGTGGTGCTGGGAACTTTTGCGAATTTAGTAGGGAATAATTCAAGCCAGCAGGGAAGTACGACGGCCCTAGCTACTCGAGCGTCAGAGGCTATGAACAGTGGTGAAGCTGAGGGAACCAATGTCAATCCTGAGTCTCAAAGCCACGGCGAAGATGTTCCGAAGGAATATACCAACGCTTTGCGTAAAGCAAAGACCTATGTAGAGATGATGCATATGTCTAAGGCGGGGGTGTACCGGCAACTGACGTCGGAGGCTGGAGAGTCTTTCAGTCTTGAAGCTGCCCAATATGCCGTTGATAATCTGGACGCTGATTACAACAAGGCAGCCTTAGAAAAGGCGAAGACATATCAAGATCAAATGTCAATGTCTCGGGACAGGATTTATGAACAACTCACCTCTGAATTTGGTGAGAAATTTACGCCAGAGGAGGCGCAATACGCTATAGATAATCTGCCGCAATAA
- a CDS encoding alpha/beta hydrolase: protein MSNTDISNFWDKTFPESTRATHQKVQFHNRYGITLTGDLYTPREVPNTQLPAIAVCGPFGAVKEQVSGLYAQTLAERGFITLAFDPSFTGESGGQPRFVASPDINVEDFSAAVDFLSTQDSTDKHRIGILGICGWGGFALSAATNDPRIKATVTATMYDMSRVNAKGYFDGEDSPEQRHQKRQALAKQRTVEYLKGKYELAGGVIDPLPKDAPQFVKDYYAYYKTDRGYHPRSLNSNEGWNTTSTLPFLNLPILTYIEEIRSAVMLVHGDQAHSYYFSEDAYKLLQGKNKKLLTVPNASHCDLYDNTNKIPFDEIEAFFSLALV from the coding sequence ATGAGCAACACTGACATCTCAAATTTCTGGGACAAAACATTTCCTGAAAGCACAAGAGCTACCCATCAAAAGGTTCAATTTCATAATCGTTACGGTATTACATTAACCGGCGATTTGTATACGCCAAGAGAAGTACCGAATACGCAACTGCCAGCAATCGCCGTTTGCGGCCCGTTCGGTGCAGTCAAGGAACAAGTCTCTGGTCTATATGCTCAAACCTTGGCTGAACGTGGATTTATTACGCTCGCTTTTGATCCATCTTTTACCGGAGAAAGTGGCGGACAACCCCGGTTTGTGGCGTCTCCAGACATCAATGTTGAAGACTTCAGTGCAGCAGTAGATTTTCTTTCCACTCAAGACAGTACTGATAAACATCGGATTGGGATCCTTGGTATTTGCGGTTGGGGTGGATTTGCACTTAGTGCAGCCACCAATGATCCGCGAATCAAAGCCACGGTAACTGCAACCATGTACGATATGTCCCGGGTCAACGCCAAAGGATATTTCGATGGTGAGGATAGCCCAGAGCAGCGTCACCAAAAGCGCCAAGCGCTTGCCAAGCAACGCACTGTCGAGTACCTCAAAGGAAAATATGAGCTTGCTGGTGGCGTAATTGATCCGCTTCCCAAGGATGCTCCTCAATTTGTAAAAGACTACTACGCCTATTACAAGACTGACCGCGGGTACCATCCTCGCTCTCTTAACTCAAACGAAGGCTGGAATACCACTTCTACACTTCCGTTCTTAAATCTTCCGATCCTAACCTATATTGAGGAAATTCGTTCAGCAGTAATGTTGGTTCATGGAGATCAAGCTCACTCCTATTATTTCAGTGAAGATGCCTATAAACTTCTTCAGGGGAAGAACAAAAAACTCCTCACCGTGCCTAACGCAAGTCACTGCGATCTGTATGATAATACTAATAAAATCCCTTTCGATGAAATCGAAGCATTTTTCTCGCTGGCGTTAGTATAA
- a CDS encoding aldo/keto reductase produces MLYTRLPNTDIEVSKICLGGMSFGEKVSDWHQWIIGQKETTTVIERAFELGINFIDTANVYAHGTSEKLIGQAIKELGINREKIVLASKVFFNEGGSSANAIHREIEGSLKRLGVDYLDLYILHRFDYNTPIEETLAALHQLVKSGKVRAIGASEMYAYQFHHMIHALEQNGWTPFSTMQCHYNLLYREDERELLPLCDEYGILPTPYSPLASGHLTRPQWNSGSVRSKTDNTMKNKYDAGKNLDQPVIERVKILSDRYGIPMSQVALAWQWSHRAASPIVGCSKPERVDQAVAALNLNLSKEDITYLEEPYQAHNVVGPASRPGEKPNAGSHKNTETK; encoded by the coding sequence ATGTTATATACAAGACTCCCAAACACTGATATTGAAGTATCAAAAATCTGTTTGGGCGGCATGAGCTTTGGGGAAAAAGTTTCAGATTGGCATCAATGGATAATCGGTCAAAAAGAAACCACCACTGTCATCGAGCGCGCATTCGAATTAGGTATTAACTTTATCGATACAGCCAATGTTTATGCTCATGGAACTAGTGAAAAACTGATTGGTCAGGCCATTAAAGAACTTGGCATTAATCGCGAAAAAATAGTCCTAGCCAGCAAAGTTTTCTTCAATGAAGGCGGCAGCTCTGCCAACGCGATTCATCGTGAGATTGAAGGAAGCCTCAAACGCTTAGGGGTAGATTATCTAGACCTCTACATATTGCATCGTTTCGACTACAACACGCCCATCGAAGAAACCTTAGCAGCACTGCACCAGCTGGTTAAGAGCGGCAAAGTACGAGCAATCGGGGCGAGTGAAATGTACGCCTATCAGTTTCATCACATGATTCACGCCTTAGAACAAAACGGTTGGACACCATTTTCTACCATGCAATGTCACTACAATCTACTCTATCGCGAAGACGAACGAGAGCTCTTACCTCTCTGTGATGAGTACGGCATCTTGCCGACTCCCTATTCACCACTAGCATCCGGCCATCTAACTAGACCCCAATGGAACAGCGGATCTGTTCGCTCGAAAACTGACAACACCATGAAAAACAAGTACGATGCCGGTAAAAATCTAGATCAACCGGTCATCGAACGAGTAAAAATACTCTCTGACCGATACGGTATTCCGATGTCCCAAGTTGCGTTAGCTTGGCAGTGGTCCCACCGAGCTGCAAGCCCGATCGTGGGCTGTTCTAAACCGGAGAGAGTAGACCAAGCTGTAGCGGCGTTAAACCTGAACCTGAGTAAAGAAGATATCACCTATCTCGAAGAACCCTACCAGGCTCACAACGTAGTAGGGCCAGCCAGCCGTCCCGGTGAGAAACCAAATGCTGGCTCACACAAAAATACTGAAACCAAATAA
- a CDS encoding DJ-1/PfpI family protein — protein MDAENHPAPPSHRVHSVGIVLFDGFELLDVFGPAELLSQYPNDFPITYVAETPGKVRSSQGIEVIATGSLAASEPPEIMLVPGGIGTRRLVTDQDFLTALTEWAQRTEIVSSVCTGSALLAAAGILEGHRATSNKAAFCWVSQHGDNVTWVPHARWVTDKNIWTSSGVAAGMDMTAALIAHLKGEEAAHHAAKLIELELHENSDWDPFSVHLDSSTS, from the coding sequence ATGGACGCAGAAAATCATCCCGCCCCGCCATCCCACCGGGTTCATTCAGTAGGCATTGTACTGTTTGACGGCTTTGAGCTTCTAGATGTCTTTGGCCCCGCGGAACTACTCAGCCAATACCCCAACGACTTTCCCATCACCTATGTGGCCGAAACCCCAGGGAAAGTACGCAGTAGCCAAGGAATAGAGGTCATCGCTACTGGGAGTCTAGCCGCTTCAGAACCGCCGGAAATTATGCTAGTTCCCGGAGGAATAGGGACTCGACGCCTCGTCACCGACCAGGATTTTCTGACGGCTCTGACTGAGTGGGCTCAGCGCACAGAAATTGTGAGCTCCGTTTGTACCGGATCCGCACTCCTGGCCGCTGCCGGGATTCTTGAAGGGCACCGGGCCACGTCAAACAAAGCGGCTTTTTGCTGGGTGTCACAGCATGGAGATAACGTCACCTGGGTACCCCACGCGCGATGGGTCACCGACAAAAATATTTGGACCTCCTCCGGCGTGGCCGCCGGAATGGACATGACCGCAGCCCTGATTGCACACCTCAAAGGCGAAGAAGCTGCACACCATGCAGCGAAGTTAATTGAACTAGAGCTACATGAGAATTCAGATTGGGATCCCTTTTCCGTCCATCTCGATTCCTCAACTAGCTAA
- a CDS encoding winged helix DNA-binding domain-containing protein — translation MGKQRMVLPLDVGLLRICAQGLVSATASSTVEDAVSRLLAVQGQQVSALPHALIARVPGARGSDVKEAFDFRTLVRHRPMRGTVHITHARDYHWMRVALKPGLSSWEKRHYPASGITEKVVTQANHLAWEIIADQGGAATRAQLFAAWDNRLNTGHLSDKASRRRWCQLLMYATMNTGALVEGPTAKNQHLFIDARALPSENSAESGFQLTEQRRQEGVVEIARRYITGHGPVTVEDFAWWAGLKKSTATSALESALDQDSSLGRFSVFHDELKPAEKTPVAPKGSETLYMSKELPDILASCYSEAAQLFFLPFFDEMYVGYANRTCTTDTEGARLICPASNGMFRPLLIHQGRVIGVRPARTPIEWLEQPTAEVVSATERLVSETLKRLAS, via the coding sequence ATGGGAAAACAACGCATGGTGTTGCCTCTTGACGTGGGGTTGCTGCGGATCTGCGCTCAGGGTTTAGTCAGCGCCACAGCTTCATCGACTGTAGAGGATGCAGTTTCCCGGTTGTTGGCTGTCCAAGGGCAACAGGTTTCTGCACTCCCACATGCCTTGATTGCTCGAGTTCCGGGGGCGCGGGGTAGTGATGTCAAAGAAGCTTTTGATTTCCGCACGCTAGTACGGCATCGGCCTATGCGAGGGACAGTTCATATTACTCATGCTCGGGATTACCACTGGATGCGCGTCGCACTGAAACCGGGTTTGTCGTCGTGGGAGAAACGTCATTACCCAGCCAGTGGCATTACTGAAAAAGTGGTTACCCAGGCAAACCACCTCGCGTGGGAGATTATTGCTGATCAGGGTGGAGCAGCTACCAGGGCGCAGCTTTTTGCAGCGTGGGATAACCGTCTAAACACCGGGCACCTGAGTGATAAGGCATCCCGCCGACGATGGTGCCAGCTCCTCATGTATGCCACGATGAATACGGGGGCACTGGTGGAAGGCCCTACCGCTAAGAATCAACATCTGTTTATTGATGCTCGAGCTTTGCCGAGTGAAAATAGCGCTGAGTCCGGTTTTCAGTTAACAGAACAGCGACGTCAGGAAGGCGTCGTAGAGATTGCTCGGCGTTATATCACCGGTCATGGTCCAGTGACTGTTGAAGATTTTGCGTGGTGGGCAGGCCTAAAGAAAAGCACCGCGACATCGGCTCTGGAGAGTGCTCTTGATCAAGACTCTAGCCTGGGGAGATTTTCGGTTTTTCATGATGAGCTCAAGCCCGCTGAAAAGACGCCAGTTGCCCCCAAGGGGTCTGAGACGCTGTACATGTCCAAGGAACTCCCCGACATTTTAGCGTCGTGTTATAGCGAAGCTGCGCAACTTTTCTTTTTGCCGTTCTTTGATGAAATGTACGTGGGCTACGCTAATCGCACCTGCACCACAGATACAGAGGGTGCGCGCCTGATCTGTCCGGCAAGCAATGGGATGTTTCGACCCCTCCTTATCCATCAGGGAAGGGTTATAGGGGTGCGTCCGGCACGCACTCCGATTGAATGGTTAGAACAGCCAACTGCAGAAGTAGTATCCGCCACCGAGCGGTTGGTGAGCGAAACACTAAAGAGATTAGCTAGCTAG
- a CDS encoding PH domain-containing protein, with amino-acid sequence MEAAAVMSWTLISEVPIPHDVAELLVQGEQPYAAFKTLRDSAIFTTKRLIVRDAQGLSGKKAEIYSLPYSSINMWSTENAGTFDFNAEVELWSKAGRIKIKLGKGIDVRRIDQLIANCVLGS; translated from the coding sequence ATGGAAGCTGCGGCGGTTATGTCATGGACATTGATATCAGAAGTACCGATTCCTCATGATGTTGCCGAACTGCTCGTTCAAGGTGAACAGCCCTATGCAGCGTTCAAAACGCTCCGCGATTCAGCGATTTTCACAACGAAGCGCCTTATCGTTCGTGATGCACAAGGACTCAGCGGCAAAAAAGCAGAGATCTACTCATTGCCTTATTCATCAATTAACATGTGGTCTACCGAAAACGCCGGAACTTTCGACTTCAATGCCGAAGTGGAACTGTGGTCCAAAGCTGGACGCATCAAGATCAAATTAGGAAAAGGTATCGACGTACGTCGCATTGACCAACTTATCGCTAACTGCGTACTGGGCAGCTAG
- a CDS encoding cyclophilin-like fold protein, producing the protein MISSKSSETEVPNKQSINMKLEIDNIEIPVIWENNVATQELRQRTTNEPIRVHTERYAQFEQVGKLPFSLFREDIKQTAQPGDIMLYQGDYIVIFYGKHSWSYTKLGSIQRLSPSEVNELLNKTNTQIEIIAKE; encoded by the coding sequence GTGATATCTTCTAAATCATCTGAAACTGAAGTACCGAATAAACAAAGTATCAACATGAAGCTAGAGATTGACAACATTGAGATTCCTGTGATCTGGGAAAACAACGTTGCGACTCAAGAATTACGGCAACGGACAACAAACGAACCTATCCGTGTACACACGGAGCGCTATGCTCAGTTTGAGCAGGTCGGCAAATTACCATTTTCCCTCTTTCGAGAAGATATAAAACAAACCGCCCAGCCCGGAGATATTATGCTCTATCAAGGAGATTACATTGTAATTTTCTATGGCAAGCACTCCTGGTCTTATACCAAACTGGGATCTATTCAAAGACTTAGCCCAAGTGAGGTTAACGAACTACTTAATAAAACTAACACTCAAATTGAGATAATAGCTAAAGAATGA
- a CDS encoding MerR family transcriptional regulator, which yields MTYSIGEVAERFSLSVSTLRYYDKEGLFPELERVSGVRRFSERDIEGLKVIECLKKSGLEIKEIRQFMEWCKEGRETYRQRYELFQKQKMKVAEELKRIRRVQDMLIFKCWFYENLLSGAQEEELNRLESGEIPLKIRKAYINAFSEEG from the coding sequence ATGACGTACTCAATTGGAGAGGTAGCGGAACGGTTCTCGTTAAGTGTTTCCACCTTGCGTTACTATGACAAAGAAGGGTTGTTCCCTGAGTTGGAGCGTGTCTCCGGTGTTCGTAGATTCAGTGAAAGAGATATTGAAGGACTAAAAGTAATCGAGTGCTTGAAAAAGTCTGGATTAGAAATAAAAGAGATACGCCAATTTATGGAATGGTGCAAAGAAGGGAGGGAAACGTATAGGCAACGTTATGAATTATTTCAGAAACAGAAAATGAAGGTAGCGGAAGAGCTAAAACGTATAAGGCGTGTCCAAGATATGCTTATTTTTAAATGCTGGTTCTATGAAAATCTACTATCTGGCGCACAGGAAGAGGAGTTAAACAGATTAGAGAGCGGAGAAATTCCCCTCAAAATTAGAAAAGCTTATATAAATGCTTTTTCTGAAGAGGGATAA
- a CDS encoding carboxymuconolactone decarboxylase family protein yields MEKIIQTTGHDVLGSFAPSFAHYNDDVLFGENWNDPALTHKQRCLLTVAALVSSGVTDSSLSYHLRNAKQSGINHTEIAGALTHIAFYVGWPKAWAAFHQAKEVWGPDSNPDNAMHAHAANMLFPIGEPNNEFSKYFSGKSYLANICSGPLPIFNVTFEPGCKNNWHIHHADQGGGQVLICVAGQGLYQAWGEEPIGLAPGDAVIIPAGVKHWHGATDDRWFSHLAIEIPGENSHTEWLEPIEENPIR; encoded by the coding sequence ATGGAAAAAATTATTCAAACTACTGGGCACGATGTTCTTGGTTCCTTCGCTCCTTCGTTTGCCCATTACAACGACGATGTGCTTTTTGGAGAAAACTGGAATGACCCAGCTTTAACACATAAGCAACGCTGTCTACTAACGGTAGCCGCCTTGGTATCTTCTGGAGTTACTGACAGCTCCCTCTCCTACCATTTGCGCAACGCTAAACAATCGGGAATAAACCATACAGAGATCGCTGGGGCGCTTACCCATATAGCTTTTTACGTGGGCTGGCCAAAAGCTTGGGCAGCGTTTCATCAGGCCAAAGAAGTGTGGGGCCCTGACAGCAATCCGGACAACGCTATGCACGCCCACGCAGCCAATATGCTCTTCCCTATTGGTGAACCCAACAATGAATTTTCTAAGTATTTCTCTGGGAAAAGCTACCTGGCGAATATCTGCAGCGGTCCGCTTCCAATCTTTAATGTGACTTTTGAACCAGGTTGTAAAAATAACTGGCATATTCATCATGCAGATCAAGGTGGAGGTCAAGTACTGATCTGTGTGGCTGGGCAGGGACTCTATCAGGCCTGGGGTGAAGAGCCAATTGGATTAGCCCCCGGTGATGCAGTCATCATACCAGCAGGAGTCAAGCATTGGCATGGTGCAACTGACGATAGATGGTTTAGCCATTTGGCCATTGAAATCCCTGGCGAAAATTCACATACCGAATGGCTAGAGCCAATCGAAGAAAATCCAATAAGATAA